A stretch of the Desulfobacter sp. genome encodes the following:
- the def gene encoding peptide deformylase — translation MAVLKIVKYPEKSLNKPSVPIETIDEKIKELIEDMGETMFHDSGVGLAAPQVGINKRILVYDAHAPDPEIENEAHEFTALINPEIIARSEPTFISENEGCLSVVDYRADVKRHEQVTVRALNIDGKKLEFNAQGLLAVIMQHEIDHLDGILFIDRISALKRAMYRKKRLKQLKKDS, via the coding sequence ATGGCTGTATTGAAGATCGTAAAGTATCCGGAAAAATCATTAAATAAACCTTCGGTACCCATAGAAACCATTGATGAGAAAATAAAAGAACTCATTGAAGATATGGGTGAAACCATGTTCCATGATTCAGGTGTGGGACTGGCTGCCCCCCAGGTGGGAATAAACAAAAGAATTTTGGTCTATGATGCCCATGCCCCTGACCCTGAAATTGAAAATGAGGCCCATGAGTTTACCGCTTTGATCAATCCTGAAATCATTGCCAGAAGTGAGCCCACATTTATTTCTGAAAACGAGGGATGTCTGAGTGTGGTGGATTACAGGGCCGATGTGAAACGGCATGAACAGGTTACGGTCAGGGCGTTGAACATTGATGGTAAAAAATTGGAATTTAATGCTCAAGGGCTTTTAGCCGTGATCATGCAGCATGAAATAGACCATCTTGACGGCATATTGTTCATTGACCGGATTTCAGCTTTGAAACGGGCCATGTATAGAAAAAAACGTTTAAAACAATTGAAAAAAGATTCATGA
- a CDS encoding methionyl-tRNA formyltransferase: protein MTPSRIIFMGTPEFSVPALEALAKEDQFSIPLVVTQPDRPKGRGKKLTPSPVKKAAQALGIDVFQPEKINSPEGEARLKDLTPDYFVVVAFGQILSQKILDIPKVYPINIHASLLPKYRGAAPIQAAVMNMDKETGITTMVMARGMDTGDMLLRSKTAILEEETAQDLHDRLSMMGGELIVRTINQINQDAITPEPQDETCATHVTMLKKSDGKIDWTRSDRGVCAHINAMTPWPGAFTHLLGKRFKIFKAVPWHDLEIDDDPEPGQILSCDARGICVACGKKRVMILELMGSSGKRLTAEAFLRGHKIDLPARFE, encoded by the coding sequence ATGACACCCAGCAGAATAATTTTTATGGGAACCCCTGAGTTTTCAGTTCCCGCACTAGAGGCCCTGGCCAAGGAAGACCAATTTTCAATCCCGTTGGTGGTGACCCAGCCGGACCGGCCCAAGGGACGGGGGAAAAAATTGACGCCCTCCCCTGTGAAAAAAGCGGCCCAGGCCCTTGGTATCGACGTGTTCCAGCCGGAAAAAATCAATTCCCCTGAAGGGGAGGCCAGGTTAAAAGATCTTACCCCTGACTATTTTGTGGTGGTGGCCTTCGGTCAGATCCTCTCACAAAAAATTTTGGACATCCCCAAGGTTTATCCCATTAATATCCATGCCTCGTTGCTGCCAAAATACAGAGGAGCAGCCCCGATCCAGGCCGCGGTCATGAATATGGACAAGGAAACCGGTATCACCACCATGGTCATGGCCAGGGGCATGGACACAGGCGATATGCTGCTGCGTTCCAAAACAGCCATCCTTGAGGAAGAAACAGCCCAGGACCTTCATGACAGACTGTCCATGATGGGCGGAGAACTGATTGTCCGGACCATCAACCAGATCAACCAGGATGCCATTACACCTGAACCCCAGGATGAGACCTGTGCCACCCATGTGACCATGCTTAAAAAAAGCGACGGCAAGATAGACTGGACCCGGTCTGACCGAGGGGTCTGCGCCCATATAAATGCCATGACCCCCTGGCCCGGGGCCTTTACCCATCTTTTGGGAAAACGGTTTAAAATTTTTAAGGCCGTGCCCTGGCATGACCTTGAAATTGATGATGATCCGGAACCGGGACAGATCCTTTCCTGTGATGCCAGAGGCATTTGTGTGGCCTGCGGTAAAAAAAGGGTTATGATTTTGGAACTCATGGGATCTTCCGGCAAACGGCTTACGGCCGAAGCCTTTCTCCGGGGGCATAAAATAGATCTGCCGGCACGGTTTGAATAA
- the rsmB gene encoding 16S rRNA (cytosine(967)-C(5))-methyltransferase RsmB, which translates to MHKDLRHIAFSLLESSQKKKMTLDRAIEDAREDLDRLSVQDRSLCNAIVFGVLRHRGRLDQIIETFSKLPFQRLDRPVKTILRMGIFQLVFLDRIPDFAAIHSSIELAKLKTNQKSCGFINALLRKASDPGRAPALPDKKKQFIAYLKVAYSIQSWMGKRWTARFGKQRTQGLCAGLMEIPPITLRVNTLKSSPKDLSCDLSEHGIENTRTTVSKLGILISKPGRSMADLPGFDHGHFQVQDEAAQLVTQILGPKPKERILDACAGLGGKTCHIGQMMNNMGRITANDPDPGKLERLSTEAQRLGISIIEPESLDLVGSSVKNFNGYFDRVLVDAPCSGLGVMRRNPDTRWKRGLKDVQRMAGLQKKILNAAAGLVRPGGVLVYAVCSCEPEENEIIIDSFLKRRKDYLPDNQDFLSSLCEMSNSGSDFQFKTYPCLTQMDGFFAARMRRRQAP; encoded by the coding sequence ATGCATAAAGATTTACGCCATATTGCTTTTTCCCTGCTTGAATCCAGTCAAAAAAAAAAAATGACCCTGGACCGGGCCATTGAGGATGCCAGAGAAGATCTTGACCGTCTCAGTGTCCAGGACCGTTCCTTGTGCAACGCCATTGTATTTGGGGTGCTCCGACACAGGGGCCGATTGGATCAGATCATTGAAACATTTTCCAAACTTCCGTTTCAGCGTCTGGACAGACCTGTAAAAACCATATTAAGAATGGGAATTTTCCAATTGGTTTTTCTGGACCGGATTCCTGATTTTGCCGCAATTCATTCAAGCATTGAGCTGGCAAAATTAAAGACCAATCAAAAGAGCTGCGGTTTTATTAATGCCCTGCTTCGAAAGGCATCAGACCCAGGACGCGCCCCTGCCCTGCCGGACAAAAAAAAACAATTTATTGCCTATCTCAAGGTGGCCTATTCCATTCAATCATGGATGGGAAAACGATGGACGGCAAGGTTTGGGAAGCAACGAACCCAGGGGCTGTGCGCTGGTCTTATGGAGATTCCCCCCATCACTTTAAGGGTAAACACCCTTAAATCCAGTCCCAAGGATTTAAGCTGTGACTTGTCCGAGCATGGGATAGAAAATACCCGAACAACGGTCAGCAAGCTCGGGATTCTGATTTCAAAACCGGGACGGTCCATGGCTGATCTGCCCGGTTTTGACCATGGACATTTTCAGGTGCAAGATGAGGCGGCCCAGCTGGTGACCCAGATCCTTGGGCCGAAACCTAAAGAACGCATTCTGGATGCATGTGCAGGACTTGGGGGCAAAACCTGCCACATCGGTCAGATGATGAACAATATGGGCAGGATCACTGCCAATGACCCTGATCCGGGCAAGCTTGAGCGTCTGTCCACAGAAGCCCAAAGACTGGGCATCAGTATAATTGAACCTGAGTCCCTGGATCTTGTGGGATCTTCAGTTAAAAATTTTAACGGCTATTTTGACCGGGTGCTTGTGGATGCTCCCTGTTCTGGTCTTGGTGTCATGCGCAGAAATCCGGATACCCGGTGGAAAAGAGGATTAAAAGACGTCCAGCGCATGGCAGGGCTTCAAAAAAAAATATTAAATGCCGCAGCAGGTCTTGTCAGGCCCGGAGGGGTCCTGGTTTATGCGGTATGTTCCTGTGAACCGGAAGAAAACGAGATTATCATTGATTCATTTTTAAAACGGCGCAAGGATTATCTGCCTGACAACCAGGACTTTTTGTCCAGTTTGTGTGAAATGTCCAACTCAGGCTCTGATTTTCAATTCAAGACCTATCCTTGCCTGACCCAGATGGACGGTTTTTTTGCCGCCCGGATGAGACGGAGGCAGGCCCCTTGA
- a CDS encoding PASTA domain-containing protein — MKSLVKYLFVFIFAFVLAGAAGYLGVGVFTRSAPEVVLPDFSGKNIIQVLKTLTRLGLNPKLYDTQYHDTIPKYGVIFQDPKPGAIIKKGRDVVINISKGFKESQMPDLRQVVLKQGILTLEENELRPGRIVYVYCSHTPKQGIISQYPLPLTRVVSNSKCDFLVSKGPRPSVQVMPDLENISLDAAANKLEALSFSLDEIRSEFDPNRPRGQVVKQDPKFGTQVQEDVTIALVVNDPQGEGVMKPRRLKEMTWVSHTLNPGFSNQHVRVVTDLFGKKNNFFNGYMKPGKTINLLVPGGIKTRVLIFVDHQLVKTLDIDPWHGNLRLAWEDPVRHFILGEQSWQ; from the coding sequence TTGAAAAGCTTGGTGAAATATCTATTTGTATTTATTTTTGCTTTTGTTTTGGCAGGTGCTGCAGGCTACCTGGGGGTGGGGGTGTTTACCCGGTCTGCGCCTGAAGTTGTTTTGCCGGATTTTTCCGGAAAAAATATAATTCAGGTTTTAAAAACCCTTACCCGTCTTGGCCTGAATCCAAAATTATATGACACCCAATACCATGATACCATCCCTAAATACGGGGTTATTTTCCAGGATCCAAAACCCGGGGCCATCATTAAAAAAGGCCGGGATGTGGTGATTAATATTTCCAAGGGATTTAAAGAGAGCCAGATGCCGGACCTTCGGCAGGTAGTGCTCAAGCAGGGGATTTTGACTCTGGAAGAAAACGAACTGCGTCCCGGGCGTATTGTTTATGTCTATTGTTCCCATACGCCCAAACAAGGCATTATCTCCCAGTACCCTTTGCCCCTGACCCGGGTGGTCTCCAATTCAAAATGTGATTTTCTGGTGAGCAAAGGGCCAAGACCCAGTGTACAGGTTATGCCCGATCTTGAAAATATTTCCCTGGATGCTGCTGCCAATAAACTTGAGGCACTCTCTTTCAGCCTGGATGAAATCCGGTCTGAATTTGATCCAAACCGGCCCAGGGGCCAGGTGGTAAAGCAGGATCCCAAATTCGGGACCCAGGTGCAAGAGGACGTCACCATCGCCCTTGTGGTCAATGACCCCCAGGGAGAAGGGGTGATGAAACCCCGGCGTTTAAAAGAAATGACCTGGGTTTCCCATACGCTTAACCCCGGGTTTTCAAATCAGCATGTCCGTGTGGTTACGGATCTGTTCGGCAAAAAAAATAATTTTTTCAATGGGTATATGAAACCTGGAAAAACCATAAATTTATTGGTTCCCGGCGGCATTAAAACCAGAGTCCTTATTTTTGTTGATCACCAATTGGTAAAAACCTTAGATATCGATCCCTGGCATGGAAATTTGCGCCTGGCCTGGGAAGACCCTGTTAGACATTTTATTTTAGGAGAACAATCATGGCAATAA
- a CDS encoding ribulose-phosphate 3-epimerase — translation MAIIAPSILSSDFTCLGQELLSVEKAGANWIHIDVMDGQFVPNITYGPIIVEACKRVSKLVLDVHLMIEKPDSIIPEFARAGADYISVHAEACTHLHRTLQLVKSLGVKAGVALNPATPLSSIEYIIDQLDFVLIMSVNPGFGGQKFINSSIDKIKSLADLLKAHGSDALIQVDGGINQETIGRVHKAGARSFVAGSAIFNTPDYTQTIKGLRSAI, via the coding sequence ATGGCAATAATTGCCCCTTCCATATTGTCCTCAGACTTTACCTGTCTGGGCCAAGAATTATTATCCGTGGAAAAAGCGGGTGCTAACTGGATTCATATTGATGTAATGGACGGGCAGTTTGTCCCGAACATTACTTACGGTCCCATCATTGTGGAGGCCTGTAAACGGGTGTCAAAACTCGTACTTGACGTTCATCTCATGATTGAAAAACCAGACAGCATCATTCCTGAGTTTGCCCGGGCAGGGGCTGATTATATTTCCGTCCATGCCGAGGCCTGTACCCATCTTCACAGAACGCTTCAGCTTGTTAAAAGCCTGGGGGTAAAGGCTGGGGTTGCACTCAACCCTGCCACCCCGCTGTCTTCAATTGAATACATCATCGACCAGCTTGATTTTGTGTTGATCATGAGTGTTAATCCCGGGTTTGGCGGACAAAAGTTCATCAATTCCAGCATTGATAAAATCAAATCATTGGCAGATCTGCTCAAGGCCCACGGTTCTGATGCCCTTATCCAGGTTGACGGCGGGATCAACCAAGAGACCATTGGCCGGGTTCACAAGGCCGGTGCCCGTTCGTTTGTGGCAGGATCTGCAATTTTCAATACCCCTGATTATACCCAGACCATCAAGGGTCTGCGCAGTGCAATTTAA
- a CDS encoding ACT domain-containing protein, which produces MNKLIITVLGKDRPGIIAQVSNDLFDLGCNLENVNQMILQNQFAGFFIVDAPKKIEPRDLEEKLNKRENHNGLTIHVKILETNGSFDAQEPGREIFLITTIGPDQKGLVARFSSIIASFNANIVNLKAVFKGGTEPGANVMSYQVAVTNEVLSQDLFAALRKKAVELDLDIRIQHKNIFDAINKI; this is translated from the coding sequence ATGAATAAATTAATCATTACTGTTCTTGGAAAGGACAGGCCCGGTATTATCGCCCAGGTGAGCAACGATCTGTTTGACCTGGGCTGTAATCTGGAAAATGTTAACCAGATGATTCTTCAAAATCAATTTGCAGGCTTTTTCATTGTGGACGCCCCTAAAAAGATAGAGCCCCGGGATCTTGAAGAAAAGCTCAATAAACGAGAAAACCATAACGGATTGACCATCCATGTTAAAATTCTCGAGACCAACGGATCTTTTGACGCTCAAGAACCCGGCAGGGAAATCTTTTTGATCACCACCATCGGACCTGACCAAAAAGGCCTTGTGGCCAGGTTCTCTTCAATTATTGCCTCGTTTAACGCCAATATTGTTAATCTTAAGGCCGTATTCAAAGGCGGTACAGAACCCGGTGCCAATGTCATGTCCTACCAGGTCGCTGTTACCAATGAGGTCCTTTCCCAGGATCTTTTTGCAGCGCTGCGAAAAAAAGCGGTTGAACTTGATCTGGACATCCGCATTCAGCATAAAAATATTTTTGACGCCATCAATAAAATTTAA
- a CDS encoding PFL family protein, whose translation MFEDHEIMSTIEMVKNENLDVRAVTLGVNLFDCVSHDLSVFKKNIRKKILSHAKNLVETCDQVGEKYGIQVVNKRISISPIALVGASFNSDQMVEIAHELNDIAKTVNIDFIGGFSALVEKGMAKGDLALIEAIPRALTETQRVCASVNVATTKAGINMDAVAKMASAIKQAAQLTAEDDGLACAKLCVFSNIPQDMPFMAGAYLGVSQADAVINVGVSGPGVVKRAIERNLADQRLTLGKIAEIIKRTACKVTRVGELIGREVAENLGIKFGVVDLSLAPTPTVGDSIGEIFQALGLSHIGVPGSTAALAMLNDAVKKGGAFASSHVGGLSGAFIPVSEDLNIANAARKGYLTIEKLEAMTCVCSVGLDMVPVPGDITEQTLGGIIADEMAIGMINAKTTATRIIPVPGKKAGDKVFFGGLLGEAKIMDVPHLDLEDEFVSFGGRIPAPIHSLKN comes from the coding sequence ATGTTTGAAGACCATGAAATTATGTCAACCATTGAGATGGTGAAAAACGAAAACCTGGATGTCAGGGCTGTTACCCTCGGGGTAAACCTTTTTGACTGCGTAAGCCACGATCTTTCAGTGTTCAAAAAAAATATCAGAAAAAAAATATTGTCCCATGCCAAAAATCTGGTTGAGACCTGTGACCAGGTGGGGGAAAAATACGGGATTCAGGTGGTAAATAAACGGATTTCCATTTCTCCCATTGCCCTTGTGGGCGCAAGTTTTAACTCTGATCAGATGGTTGAAATCGCCCACGAACTCAACGATATTGCCAAGACCGTTAACATTGATTTTATCGGGGGATTTTCCGCCCTTGTGGAAAAGGGCATGGCCAAGGGTGACCTAGCCCTGATTGAGGCCATCCCCCGGGCACTGACCGAAACCCAGCGGGTCTGTGCTTCAGTCAATGTGGCCACGACCAAGGCTGGCATCAATATGGATGCCGTGGCCAAGATGGCGTCTGCCATCAAACAAGCGGCCCAGCTGACAGCTGAGGATGACGGCCTTGCCTGCGCAAAACTCTGTGTATTTTCAAATATCCCCCAGGACATGCCCTTTATGGCCGGAGCCTATCTTGGCGTCAGCCAGGCGGATGCCGTTATCAATGTCGGAGTCTCAGGACCCGGAGTGGTCAAGCGGGCCATTGAACGCAACCTTGCAGACCAGCGTCTCACCCTTGGTAAAATTGCAGAAATCATTAAACGCACGGCCTGCAAGGTCACCCGGGTCGGTGAACTCATCGGCAGGGAAGTGGCTGAAAACCTGGGTATAAAATTTGGTGTTGTGGATCTCTCCCTTGCCCCGACCCCCACTGTGGGAGACAGTATTGGTGAAATTTTTCAGGCCCTGGGCCTATCACATATCGGGGTTCCCGGCTCCACTGCCGCCCTTGCCATGCTCAATGATGCCGTTAAAAAAGGAGGGGCATTTGCAAGCTCCCATGTGGGCGGATTAAGCGGGGCATTTATTCCGGTGAGTGAGGACCTCAATATTGCCAATGCCGCCCGTAAAGGCTATCTGACCATTGAAAAACTTGAGGCCATGACCTGTGTCTGTTCCGTGGGCCTGGACATGGTGCCGGTGCCCGGTGACATAACCGAACAGACCCTTGGTGGAATAATTGCCGATGAAATGGCCATTGGGATGATCAATGCCAAAACCACTGCCACACGGATCATACCCGTTCCCGGAAAAAAAGCCGGGGACAAGGTCTTTTTCGGCGGTCTTTTGGGCGAAGCAAAGATCATGGATGTGCCCCATCTGGATCTTGAAGATGAGTTTGTCAGTTTTGGCGGACGAATCCCTGCACCCATTCACAGCCTGAAAAATTAG
- a CDS encoding MFS transporter — MKNSATPNPVNFKIILVLTLVHFTGDFYSSFFTPLLPAFVDKLSLTLTQVGLITGLVRFLAFVIQPVVGYMADRYETRSFVFMGLFLAFFAIPFSGVATNFWVLLGILSLGSLGSSMFHPATTGMVNLYAGNRAGFSMSLFNTGGTLAFAIGPVFITWYVMQFGLEAMPYTLILGLVSFLFCIRYLPKPVSENMSSQGFWGSLKKTLGKVYKSIFLIWLVMVLRAVAGQTFMTFMPIYLHDMGHTLPSVGLIVALFIMAGTLSGLLAGFMADRKGFKPIFILSFLLMPPTLLLYLYLPGPWVYLGSFLAGFTVLAPLPLGVVMAQKLAPGSRAMVASLMMGFAYGLGGAIAPGVGKLADIFGLEAVLLYASFIPVLCLGLISRFPSIK, encoded by the coding sequence ATGAAAAACAGTGCCACACCCAATCCGGTAAATTTTAAAATTATCCTGGTATTGACCCTGGTCCATTTTACCGGTGATTTTTATTCCTCTTTTTTCACACCGCTATTACCGGCCTTTGTGGACAAGCTCAGCCTGACCCTGACCCAGGTTGGACTGATCACGGGTCTTGTAAGGTTTCTGGCCTTTGTGATCCAGCCTGTGGTCGGATATATGGCCGACCGGTATGAGACCCGAAGTTTTGTGTTTATGGGACTTTTTCTCGCCTTTTTTGCCATTCCCTTTTCAGGAGTGGCCACCAACTTCTGGGTATTGCTGGGCATTCTCAGCCTGGGGTCATTGGGATCTTCCATGTTTCATCCGGCCACCACCGGCATGGTCAATCTTTATGCCGGGAACAGGGCGGGATTTTCCATGTCTCTTTTCAACACCGGCGGCACCCTTGCCTTTGCCATAGGTCCTGTGTTCATCACCTGGTATGTAATGCAGTTCGGGCTTGAGGCCATGCCCTATACCTTGATACTCGGCCTTGTCTCGTTTTTATTCTGCATTCGGTATCTGCCCAAGCCTGTATCGGAAAACATGTCATCCCAGGGGTTTTGGGGTTCTTTGAAAAAAACATTGGGCAAGGTATATAAAAGCATTTTTCTGATCTGGCTTGTCATGGTGCTCAGGGCTGTGGCCGGACAGACCTTTATGACCTTTATGCCCATTTATCTCCACGACATGGGGCATACCCTGCCCTCTGTCGGGCTGATTGTGGCCCTGTTTATCATGGCCGGCACTCTAAGCGGGCTTTTGGCAGGGTTCATGGCGGACCGGAAAGGGTTTAAACCCATTTTTATTTTATCCTTTCTGCTCATGCCCCCGACGCTTTTGCTCTATCTTTACCTGCCCGGGCCCTGGGTCTATCTGGGCTCTTTTCTGGCCGGATTCACCGTGCTTGCACCTTTGCCCCTGGGCGTGGTCATGGCACAGAAACTGGCACCCGGATCCAGAGCCATGGTGGCCAGCCTGATGATGGGATTTGCCTATGGCCTTGGGGGCGCAATCGCCCCGGGGGTGGGTAAACTGGCAGATATTTTCGGGCTTGAGGCCGTGCTTTTATACGCCTCATTTATTCCTGTTTTATGCCTGGGGCTTATCTCCAGGTTTCCAAGCATAAAATAG
- a CDS encoding cobalamin B12-binding domain-containing protein has translation MNSVVLLQPPIQEFYLTHKRTIPYGLCSIAASLEQAGFETKIIDGLTCSKSKVLNYPKPFEYLNEFYGQKDGSLFSLFHEFRHFGYSHEHLANQVRRDQPFVVGISSLFTTYCDQTIETALAVKRFFPKAYIVAGGHHPTAFPEHMLQCKAIDFVLRGDGERSMTKLCNGSVAKNISRTKRSFRRKIYAA, from the coding sequence ATGAACTCTGTTGTCCTGCTCCAGCCCCCGATCCAGGAGTTCTATCTCACCCACAAGCGGACCATTCCCTACGGGCTTTGCTCCATTGCCGCAAGCCTTGAACAGGCCGGATTTGAAACAAAAATCATTGACGGCCTTACCTGCAGCAAATCCAAGGTCTTAAACTATCCCAAGCCATTTGAATATTTAAATGAATTTTACGGGCAAAAAGACGGGTCCTTATTTTCACTATTCCATGAATTTCGCCACTTTGGATACAGCCACGAGCACCTGGCAAATCAGGTCAGACGAGACCAGCCTTTTGTGGTTGGGATCTCCTCTTTGTTTACCACCTATTGCGACCAGACCATTGAAACTGCCCTTGCGGTTAAACGCTTTTTTCCAAAGGCGTATATTGTTGCCGGCGGACATCACCCCACAGCTTTTCCCGAACATATGCTTCAATGCAAGGCCATTGATTTTGTCCTGAGAGGAGACGGGGAAAGGTCAATGACGAAGCTTTGCAATGGTTCTGTTGCAAAAAATATTTCCAGGACAAAGAGATCGTTCAGGCGTAAAATTTACGCAGCATAA
- a CDS encoding IS6 family transposase, producing MKNENPFKWRHYEKEIILLNVRWYLRYQLSYRNLEEMMQERGLSVDHSTIYRWVQRYAPEMEKRSRKYLRQSNDSYRIDETYIKVRGKMKYLYRAVDSRGNTIDFLLRSRRNMESAKRFFKKMLRASNSSRPRVLSVDGNPAYPPAVKALKEKKLLNKDCILRQNKYLNNIIEQDHRFIKKLVRAGMGFKTFHSAWRTLKGYEIMNMIRKGQVKNIRKGEILKQKEFVENLFSYAA from the coding sequence ATGAAAAATGAAAACCCTTTCAAGTGGCGTCATTATGAAAAAGAAATCATCCTGTTGAATGTTCGCTGGTATCTGAGATATCAACTGAGTTACAGGAATCTGGAAGAGATGATGCAAGAACGGGGCTTGTCTGTGGATCACAGTACCATTTACCGATGGGTTCAGCGCTATGCTCCTGAAATGGAAAAGCGAAGCAGGAAGTATCTGCGGCAATCAAATGATTCTTACCGTATTGATGAAACATATATCAAGGTGCGGGGGAAAATGAAGTATCTTTACCGAGCGGTCGATTCCCGTGGAAATACCATCGATTTTCTTCTTCGCAGCAGACGTAATATGGAATCTGCCAAACGATTTTTTAAAAAGATGCTGCGAGCTTCCAATAGCTCCAGACCTCGGGTTCTGAGTGTTGACGGAAATCCTGCATATCCTCCGGCAGTAAAGGCTTTGAAAGAAAAAAAGCTTCTGAATAAGGACTGTATCCTAAGACAGAATAAATATCTGAACAATATTATTGAGCAAGACCACCGGTTTATCAAAAAGCTTGTCAGAGCTGGTATGGGGTTCAAGACATTTCATTCTGCCTGGCGGACGCTAAAAGGCTATGAAATTATGAACATGATCAGAAAAGGACAAGTTAAAAATATCAGGAAGGGAGAAATTTTAAAGCAGAAAGAATTCGTCGAAAATCTGTTTTCTTATGCTGCGTAA